The Verrucomicrobium spinosum DSM 4136 = JCM 18804 genome includes a region encoding these proteins:
- a CDS encoding sugar phosphate isomerase/epimerase family protein, translating into MRRRHFVQSLATLPVLGAWNAHGVAAPGGKCQLTGIGACDWTLRQTANPASLDVAKEIGLDGVQVDFGHTPAADGSLPLHDPKLQEEFLAKSQATGIAIPSLALGVLNSIAYKSEASAEKWVLDSVPVAVKLKTPVVLLAFFGKGDLRQDEAGIAATISRLKALAPTAEAAGITYGIESWLKVADLERILDAVKSPAIKVYYDVGNMQKESEDIHAAILRLGRERICEVHAKDYDDLYGKGSMNFTRVKEALDGINYRGWIHMEGIKIPHGVVQDMQSDLRHLRSIFQPERLSKTAPS; encoded by the coding sequence ATGAGACGCCGTCACTTTGTCCAGAGCCTTGCCACGCTGCCCGTCTTGGGCGCTTGGAATGCCCACGGTGTCGCCGCTCCAGGCGGCAAATGCCAGCTCACCGGCATTGGTGCCTGCGACTGGACCCTGCGCCAGACGGCCAATCCCGCCTCGCTCGACGTGGCGAAGGAGATCGGTCTCGATGGCGTGCAGGTGGACTTTGGCCACACGCCCGCGGCCGATGGCTCCCTCCCTTTACATGATCCCAAGCTCCAGGAGGAATTTCTCGCCAAATCGCAAGCGACGGGAATTGCCATCCCCTCCCTCGCCCTTGGCGTGCTCAATTCCATCGCCTACAAGAGTGAGGCCAGCGCCGAGAAGTGGGTGCTGGACAGCGTGCCCGTGGCCGTGAAGCTCAAGACTCCGGTGGTGCTCCTCGCCTTTTTCGGAAAAGGGGATCTCCGCCAAGATGAGGCTGGCATCGCTGCCACGATTTCCCGCCTCAAGGCCCTGGCCCCCACGGCCGAGGCCGCCGGCATCACCTACGGGATCGAGTCCTGGCTCAAGGTCGCCGATCTGGAGCGCATCCTCGACGCCGTGAAGTCGCCCGCCATTAAGGTTTACTATGATGTGGGGAACATGCAGAAGGAGAGCGAGGACATCCACGCTGCCATCCTGCGCCTCGGCCGGGAGCGCATCTGCGAGGTCCACGCCAAGGACTACGACGATTTATATGGCAAAGGCAGCATGAATTTCACCCGGGTGAAAGAGGCGCTGGACGGAATTAACTACCGCGGCTGGATCCATATGGAAGGGATTAAAATCCCCCATGGAGTGGTCCAGGACATGCAGTCTGACCTTCGCCATCTGCGATCCATCTTTCAGCCTGAACGACTTTCAAAAACAGCCCCCAGTTAA
- a CDS encoding Gfo/Idh/MocA family protein, translated as MNSPTRRSFLKTSTTALVATISARTAFGSQANSRIKVGMVGCGGRGGLIAKMFVENGYFEIGGAADYFADKAQKLGSAYQLGADRAFSGLECAEKMIAKGGLDAIAIISPPYFHPAQAKAAVDAGLHVYLAKPVAVDVPGIQSVRTSGEQARAKKRVFLIDFQSRTDSFFIEAMKRVQAGALGDLAFGEARYHAGRLKPKGTGTTPEDRLNNWVFDKALSGDIVVEQNIHTLDMMSWAFGNAGPLKATATCARRVRIDVGDANDTFSGLLEYPNQVGVTFSSRQFDAQGAPEGIKFDLYGSKGALLSEYGGNVIIRGGADTFYRGGENRELYRTGISENMTTFHKAITEGDFTNPTLEPSLTSNLTSLLVRSAAYKGHMVTWQELLADKEVLAPDLKGLLKD; from the coding sequence ATGAACTCGCCCACCCGCCGCTCTTTCCTCAAAACCTCCACCACCGCCCTGGTGGCCACTATCAGCGCACGCACCGCCTTCGGCTCGCAGGCGAACAGCCGCATCAAGGTCGGCATGGTGGGCTGCGGCGGACGCGGCGGACTGATCGCCAAGATGTTTGTCGAGAACGGCTACTTTGAGATCGGCGGTGCCGCAGACTACTTCGCGGACAAGGCTCAGAAGCTGGGCAGCGCTTATCAACTCGGTGCCGACCGCGCCTTCTCCGGCCTTGAGTGCGCAGAGAAAATGATCGCCAAGGGCGGCCTCGACGCCATCGCCATCATCAGTCCGCCTTACTTTCACCCCGCCCAGGCCAAGGCCGCCGTGGACGCTGGCCTGCATGTGTACCTGGCCAAACCCGTCGCTGTGGATGTGCCAGGCATCCAGAGTGTCCGGACCAGTGGCGAACAGGCCCGTGCCAAAAAGCGCGTCTTCCTGATCGACTTTCAGTCCCGCACCGACTCCTTCTTTATAGAAGCGATGAAGCGCGTCCAAGCCGGGGCTCTGGGCGATCTCGCCTTCGGTGAGGCCCGCTACCATGCTGGCCGCCTCAAGCCCAAAGGCACCGGGACCACACCGGAAGATCGCCTCAACAACTGGGTTTTCGACAAGGCGCTCAGCGGAGACATCGTCGTGGAGCAGAACATCCACACCCTGGACATGATGTCCTGGGCCTTCGGCAACGCCGGCCCGCTCAAGGCCACCGCCACCTGCGCCCGCCGGGTCCGCATCGATGTGGGTGATGCCAACGACACCTTCAGCGGACTGCTGGAGTACCCCAACCAGGTCGGCGTGACCTTCAGTTCCCGCCAGTTTGATGCGCAGGGCGCCCCGGAGGGGATCAAGTTCGACCTCTACGGCAGCAAGGGTGCCCTCCTCAGCGAGTATGGTGGCAACGTCATCATCCGCGGCGGGGCGGATACCTTCTACCGGGGTGGAGAGAACCGGGAACTCTACCGCACCGGCATCAGCGAGAACATGACCACCTTCCACAAAGCCATCACGGAGGGCGACTTCACCAACCCCACGCTTGAACCCAGCCTCACCAGCAACCTTACCTCCCTCTTGGTGCGAAGCGCCGCGTACAAGGGTCATATGGTCACCTGGCAGGAACTGCTGGCGGACAAAGAGGTCCTCGCCCCAGATCTTAAAGGTTTGTTAAAGGATTGA
- a CDS encoding DUF2164 domain-containing protein — protein MPLSLTKEQRAKVVDSLQRFADGHLDQEMTDLQAGAFLDYILKEIAPFAYNQGVEDAQKSLIRFSEDLAASCFEEPMTYWDERGATRVVRRKP, from the coding sequence ATGCCTCTCTCTCTGACCAAAGAACAACGGGCGAAGGTTGTCGATTCCCTTCAGCGATTTGCTGACGGCCACTTGGACCAGGAAATGACTGATTTGCAGGCGGGGGCTTTCCTCGACTACATTCTCAAAGAGATCGCCCCCTTTGCTTACAACCAGGGAGTGGAGGATGCACAGAAGAGCTTGATTCGATTTTCAGAGGATCTCGCGGCTTCCTGCTTTGAAGAGCCCATGACCTATTGGGATGAGCGGGGAGCGACGCGGGTGGTTCGACGCAAGCCGTGA
- a CDS encoding DUF899 domain-containing protein, which yields MSTIATAPRPQILKDKHRIVSQDEWVTARKELLKKEKETTRLLDQLSEQRRNLPWVKITKNYVFDGPNGKVALAELFAGRNQLAVYHFMFGTDWQEGCPSCSYVSDHNDAALPHLAARDVTLVAISHAPFAKLDAFKKRMGWHFNWVSACESDFNTDFHVSFTPEEQAKGKVYYNYTEQEFPSAEGPGLSVFYKDDAGDIYHTYSTYGRGLDQLLGTYRILDMMPKGRDEDDLPFAMDWVRYHDRYEASQQEFADSDKPYWPEIATGSTRATGCGCTTSSPA from the coding sequence ATGAGCACCATTGCCACAGCACCCAGACCACAGATTCTGAAGGACAAACATCGTATCGTCTCCCAAGACGAATGGGTCACCGCCCGCAAGGAACTGCTGAAGAAAGAAAAGGAGACCACCCGCCTCCTTGATCAACTCAGCGAGCAACGCCGCAACCTGCCCTGGGTGAAGATCACGAAGAACTACGTGTTTGATGGCCCCAACGGCAAGGTCGCCCTGGCGGAACTTTTCGCCGGTCGCAACCAACTCGCCGTCTATCACTTCATGTTTGGCACCGACTGGCAGGAAGGCTGCCCGAGCTGCTCATACGTGTCAGACCACAATGACGCCGCACTACCCCATCTCGCCGCGCGGGATGTCACCCTCGTGGCCATTTCGCACGCGCCATTCGCCAAGCTCGACGCCTTCAAAAAACGCATGGGCTGGCATTTCAACTGGGTGTCGGCTTGTGAGAGCGACTTCAACACCGACTTCCATGTCTCCTTCACGCCGGAGGAACAGGCCAAAGGCAAGGTGTACTACAACTACACCGAGCAGGAGTTCCCCAGCGCAGAAGGCCCCGGTCTCAGCGTCTTTTACAAGGATGACGCCGGCGACATCTACCACACCTACTCCACCTACGGACGGGGGCTGGACCAGCTTCTCGGCACCTACCGCATCCTCGATATGATGCCAAAAGGTCGCGATGAAGACGACCTTCCCTTTGCGATGGACTGGGTTCGATACCATGACCGCTATGAGGCAAGCCAGCAGGAGTTCGCCGACTCCGACAAGCCCTACTGGCCGGAGATCGCCACCGGCTCCACCCGCGCCACTGGCTGTGGCTGCACCACCTCATCACCAGCATGA
- a CDS encoding SRPBCC family protein — protein MMTQTNELQKPDNASLILRRVLNAPQELAFRVWTSPEHIQHWMRPEPGMSTRSAKMDLRVGGRFRIQMQDEDGEYFTAAGEFQEVTPPEKLVYTWDWEKDGSGDEFGELEGNTTEITVEFIPRGAQTEMFFTHTRFATTESRDNHARGWGRIIDTLAAYLESK, from the coding sequence ATGATGACGCAGACCAATGAATTGCAGAAGCCGGACAATGCCTCCCTGATCCTCCGCCGGGTGCTGAACGCGCCACAGGAGCTGGCCTTCAGAGTTTGGACATCACCGGAGCACATCCAGCACTGGATGAGGCCCGAGCCCGGAATGAGCACCCGCTCGGCAAAGATGGATCTGCGCGTGGGTGGCCGATTCCGCATCCAGATGCAGGATGAAGACGGCGAGTACTTCACCGCCGCAGGGGAGTTCCAGGAAGTGACGCCGCCGGAAAAACTCGTTTACACCTGGGACTGGGAGAAAGACGGCAGTGGAGACGAGTTTGGCGAGCTGGAAGGCAACACGACCGAGATCACCGTGGAGTTCATCCCACGAGGTGCGCAGACGGAGATGTTCTTCACGCACACCCGCTTCGCCACCACAGAAAGCCGCGACAACCACGCACGTGGCTGGGGCCGCATCATCGATACCCTCGCCGCCTATCTGGAGAGTAAGTAG
- a CDS encoding ArsR/SmtB family transcription factor, giving the protein MVEYSSELLDRTFGALADPTRRQMLAQLSAGETCVTDLARPHAISLAAVSKHLGVLEKAGLVKRQRNGRVHSMTLDPKPMQEAQAWLDQYRKFWDANLDSFATYLEKLHKQEPKHDDADQ; this is encoded by the coding sequence ATGGTTGAATATAGCTCAGAACTGCTCGACCGGACCTTCGGCGCCCTGGCCGACCCGACGCGACGGCAGATGCTGGCCCAACTCTCGGCCGGAGAGACTTGTGTCACCGATCTGGCGCGTCCCCACGCCATTTCGCTGGCGGCAGTATCGAAGCACTTGGGCGTTCTGGAAAAGGCCGGACTCGTGAAGCGTCAGCGCAACGGGCGGGTCCATTCCATGACGCTGGATCCCAAGCCCATGCAGGAAGCGCAGGCCTGGCTCGACCAGTACCGGAAGTTCTGGGACGCCAACCTGGACAGCTTTGCCACTTACCTGGAAAAACTACACAAACAGGAGCCTAAACATGATGACGCAGACCAATGA
- a CDS encoding SDR family oxidoreductase, whose protein sequence is MKNQTSSSNGTSGKLRIVVLGGTGLIGTKVVSNLRLLGHEVIPASPSLGINAVTGKGLQEALVGTQVVVDVSNSPSFEDKAVMEFFESSNRNLVAAEAAAGVEHHVALSVVGTERLLASGYFRAKLVQETMIKASPIPYTIVRATQFFEFVGSIAQAATSGETVRLSTALMQPIFSGDVAQAVAEAAVAEPLNGTFDLAGPEAKPITEIVQAYLQAHQDSRTVVADDAAGYFGTPVNDQSLTPGAHPRLGTTSFADWLSRTAPAA, encoded by the coding sequence ATGAAAAACCAAACATCCAGCAGCAACGGCACCAGTGGAAAACTCAGAATCGTCGTCCTCGGCGGCACCGGCTTGATCGGCACCAAGGTGGTGAGCAACCTCCGCCTCCTGGGGCATGAAGTGATCCCCGCCTCCCCTTCCCTCGGCATCAACGCCGTGACGGGTAAAGGGCTCCAGGAAGCCCTGGTCGGCACCCAGGTCGTAGTGGACGTGTCGAACTCACCCTCCTTTGAGGACAAAGCGGTCATGGAGTTCTTCGAGAGCTCCAACCGCAATCTGGTCGCCGCAGAAGCGGCCGCCGGGGTGGAGCATCATGTGGCCCTCTCCGTGGTCGGTACCGAGCGGCTCCTCGCCAGCGGTTACTTCCGCGCGAAGCTGGTTCAGGAAACCATGATCAAGGCCTCCCCGATTCCCTACACCATCGTCCGCGCTACCCAGTTCTTTGAGTTCGTCGGCAGCATCGCCCAGGCCGCCACATCCGGCGAGACCGTGCGCCTTTCCACGGCACTGATGCAGCCCATCTTCTCCGGCGATGTCGCCCAGGCCGTGGCAGAGGCGGCCGTGGCAGAGCCGCTCAACGGCACCTTTGACCTTGCCGGACCAGAAGCCAAACCGATCACCGAAATCGTTCAAGCCTACCTGCAGGCGCATCAGGACTCCCGCACCGTCGTTGCCGACGATGCCGCCGGTTACTTCGGCACGCCCGTGAATGATCAGAGCCTGACTCCGGGTGCCCACCCACGCCTCGGCACCACCTCCTTTGCCGACTGGCTGAGCCGCACCGCGCCTGCGGCTTGA
- a CDS encoding LysR family transcriptional regulator gives MTAFEDLSLLRAFISIVECGSISAGARRLRITQPTLSRQLKTLEERCGMALLRRDTHQMSLTEAGHRVLADGHALLAQVEAADKRLRESHTTLSGHLRLFATIDFGQFGATRMISQFLLAHPKVSASLALTNRPLHMIQEGADVGVLPGKVTDDSVIARRVGAFSLILAVAPALVKRQPPAKKPDDLTSWPWIALAGAQFWNARELALRGRSGKTHTLRIDPVFTSEGVTSCREAALAGVGLTVLPRWMIEGDLREGNLLQVLPDWNPGDLPVHVIYAGHRLLPVRVSAFIDFAVKYFSKGGEGAIG, from the coding sequence ATGACCGCCTTCGAAGACCTCTCGCTGCTTCGCGCCTTCATCAGCATTGTGGAATGCGGGAGCATCTCTGCCGGGGCGCGACGGCTTCGCATCACCCAGCCCACCTTGAGCCGGCAGCTCAAGACCCTGGAAGAGCGCTGCGGCATGGCTTTGCTGAGGCGGGACACGCATCAGATGAGCCTGACGGAGGCTGGACATCGCGTGCTGGCCGACGGGCATGCCCTGCTGGCGCAGGTGGAGGCGGCCGACAAGCGGTTGCGGGAAAGTCACACGACGCTGTCCGGGCACTTGAGGCTCTTTGCGACGATCGACTTCGGCCAGTTTGGAGCGACCCGGATGATCAGTCAGTTTCTCCTGGCTCATCCCAAGGTGAGTGCCTCCCTAGCTCTGACCAACCGGCCCCTGCACATGATCCAGGAGGGCGCGGATGTGGGCGTCTTGCCCGGCAAAGTGACGGATGATAGCGTCATCGCACGTCGGGTGGGGGCCTTCTCGTTGATCCTGGCTGTAGCACCCGCGCTGGTGAAACGGCAGCCGCCGGCCAAGAAGCCGGACGATCTGACATCTTGGCCCTGGATCGCGCTGGCGGGTGCCCAGTTCTGGAATGCACGGGAGCTGGCCCTGCGGGGGCGATCGGGCAAGACTCATACCTTGCGGATTGATCCGGTCTTCACCTCAGAGGGAGTGACAAGCTGCCGGGAAGCTGCGCTGGCGGGAGTGGGTTTGACGGTGCTGCCGCGATGGATGATCGAGGGCGATCTCAGGGAGGGAAACCTCCTGCAAGTGCTTCCTGATTGGAACCCCGGAGACCTCCCTGTGCACGTGATTTACGCAGGGCATCGGTTGCTGCCGGTTCGGGTGAGCGCATTTATTGATTTTGCGGTGAAGTATTTTTCCAAAGGGGGTGAAGGAGCCATTGGGTGA
- a CDS encoding SRPBCC family protein, whose product MSSEVEYITVATRVEAPVAKVWECWTEPDHIVQWNAASDDWCCPRASNDVRVGGELNSRMEARDGSMGFDFSATYTEVEPNALLAFRMGEGEEARGVRVEFKEDGDGTVVTETFKPENTFPIEMQRAGWQSILDRFKAHVEGQG is encoded by the coding sequence ATGAGTTCCGAAGTCGAATACATCACCGTAGCAACTCGTGTCGAAGCGCCTGTGGCGAAAGTTTGGGAGTGCTGGACCGAACCCGACCATATCGTGCAGTGGAATGCCGCATCGGACGACTGGTGCTGCCCCCGGGCCTCGAATGATGTTCGCGTGGGCGGGGAGCTGAACAGCCGTATGGAAGCCCGCGATGGCAGCATGGGGTTTGATTTCTCCGCCACCTATACCGAGGTGGAGCCCAATGCCCTCCTGGCCTTCCGTATGGGAGAAGGGGAAGAGGCCCGCGGTGTGCGGGTGGAGTTTAAGGAAGACGGCGACGGTACGGTGGTGACCGAGACCTTCAAACCCGAGAACACCTTCCCGATCGAGATGCAACGCGCTGGATGGCAGAGCATCCTCGACCGGTTCAAGGCGCATGTGGAGGGGCAAGGGTGA
- a CDS encoding aldolase/citrate lyase family protein, producing the protein MASAPAPRGYTFTLLSRDPAWIAAADSAGVARIGIDIERLGKHERQRHIPDARISDHELSDLSQVVASIRHARPFIRLNPLHAETQREIDTAIALGARAIMLPQFQCAAEAHRFVDWIDGRAEALLLLETAGAFLELKAVVSIPGVSELMVGLNDLSQSMGLCHPMQMAASPVLDDISRITREAGLAFGFGGVAAPGIEGLAHLPVPADLLLARYACLGARSAWLARSFVNHLTPATLPDALDQLCERLNHWFACDQAELLAATQALRAHTAPLSPATPIPSLK; encoded by the coding sequence ATGGCCAGCGCCCCCGCCCCTCGCGGGTACACCTTCACCTTGCTGTCGCGCGATCCGGCCTGGATCGCGGCGGCAGACAGCGCTGGGGTGGCCCGCATTGGTATTGATATCGAACGTCTGGGCAAACACGAGCGCCAACGCCACATCCCCGACGCACGCATCTCGGATCACGAACTCTCAGACCTTTCCCAAGTCGTCGCCAGCATCCGTCACGCCCGTCCGTTCATCCGTCTCAACCCCCTTCACGCCGAGACGCAGCGGGAAATCGACACAGCCATCGCCCTGGGTGCTCGGGCCATCATGCTCCCGCAGTTCCAGTGCGCGGCCGAGGCCCATCGTTTCGTGGACTGGATTGATGGACGAGCGGAAGCCCTGCTCCTCCTGGAGACGGCTGGCGCTTTCCTCGAACTCAAAGCAGTCGTTTCCATCCCGGGCGTGAGCGAGCTCATGGTCGGGCTGAATGATCTCAGCCAGTCCATGGGCCTGTGCCACCCCATGCAGATGGCCGCATCCCCGGTGTTGGATGACATTTCCCGCATCACCCGGGAGGCCGGCCTGGCCTTTGGATTTGGAGGCGTGGCCGCCCCGGGGATCGAGGGCCTGGCCCATTTGCCCGTGCCTGCCGACCTCCTCCTGGCCCGCTATGCCTGCCTGGGGGCTCGCTCCGCGTGGCTGGCCCGGAGTTTTGTGAACCACCTCACACCCGCCACGCTGCCAGATGCGCTGGACCAATTGTGCGAGCGCCTGAACCACTGGTTCGCCTGTGACCAGGCCGAACTCCTTGCTGCCACGCAGGCCCTGCGGGCACATACCGCCCCCCTCTCTCCGGCCACTCCCATTCCAAGTCTCAAATGA
- a CDS encoding cupin domain-containing protein has translation MSATAPSSNPGTSEFIPTQEKMEGGILVEARARQTLNSEWDPIHPPPIDGVYVRDVKNVVYRGGLLTELYRPEWFKDEFPVGHVVHVSLLPGLVTQWHCHHIQRDIVFPVRGYLRIGLYDARPESPTHGKSFALNFNLHRPRYLHIPPGVWHCLRNIGADESVFIVLNDVAFDYENPDDWTLAPDSPALPTNLV, from the coding sequence GTGAGCGCTACCGCCCCTTCCTCCAACCCCGGCACTTCAGAGTTCATCCCCACCCAGGAAAAGATGGAGGGCGGCATTCTCGTCGAGGCCAGAGCGCGGCAAACCCTGAACAGCGAATGGGATCCCATTCATCCCCCGCCGATCGACGGGGTGTACGTGCGAGACGTCAAGAATGTGGTCTATCGTGGCGGTCTTTTGACTGAGCTCTACCGCCCTGAGTGGTTTAAGGACGAGTTCCCGGTGGGCCACGTGGTTCACGTCTCACTCCTGCCCGGACTGGTGACACAGTGGCACTGCCACCACATCCAGCGGGACATCGTCTTTCCCGTGCGGGGATACTTGCGCATCGGCCTCTACGATGCCCGTCCGGAGTCCCCCACACATGGGAAGTCCTTTGCCTTGAACTTCAACCTCCATCGCCCGCGCTACCTCCACATCCCGCCGGGCGTCTGGCATTGCCTGCGTAACATTGGAGCCGATGAGTCGGTTTTCATTGTGCTGAATGACGTGGCCTTTGACTACGAGAATCCCGACGACTGGACGCTCGCCCCCGACTCTCCCGCCCTTCCCACAAATCTCGTCTGA
- a CDS encoding FAD:protein FMN transferase: MTTKPCDILLAFVLSLTACRDHGPQVVRAEGRTMGTTWSIQLVNAPSQASSATPSSFIQARLDELESLFTNWKPDSPVSRFNQSTSTDWQVVPKELAEVVTQAQKLSQETDGAFDITLSPLIDLWGFGAKGRRVTPPDEASIIHAQSQCGWQRLEVKLNPPQLRKTHPDLQINVSALVEGYAADDIVRKLEAAGYHDFLLDVGGELVARGNKTDGTPWQVGIQQPNAVKGETVIRMPLVNQALSTSGTYRQYYEAGGHRHAHVLDGRTGRPVTHRAVSVSVVADTCFQADSWSTALLALGPKEGTPLARKAGVHAIYLGER, translated from the coding sequence ATGACCACCAAGCCTTGCGATATCCTCCTGGCCTTTGTGTTGTCGCTGACTGCCTGCCGCGACCACGGCCCGCAGGTGGTCCGTGCAGAAGGCCGGACCATGGGCACCACCTGGAGCATTCAACTGGTTAACGCGCCGAGTCAGGCATCGTCAGCCACGCCCAGCAGCTTCATTCAAGCCAGACTCGATGAACTCGAATCCCTCTTCACCAACTGGAAGCCCGACTCTCCTGTCTCCAGGTTCAATCAGTCCACCAGCACTGACTGGCAGGTCGTACCGAAAGAGCTCGCCGAAGTCGTGACGCAGGCTCAAAAACTCAGTCAGGAGACCGATGGAGCCTTCGACATCACCCTGAGCCCGCTTATTGATCTCTGGGGCTTTGGAGCAAAGGGCCGTCGCGTCACGCCGCCAGATGAGGCCAGCATCATCCACGCCCAGAGCCAGTGTGGCTGGCAGCGGTTGGAGGTAAAACTAAATCCTCCCCAGCTCCGGAAAACGCACCCTGATCTTCAGATCAACGTCTCCGCCCTGGTGGAAGGCTACGCCGCAGACGACATCGTGCGCAAGCTGGAAGCTGCTGGATATCATGACTTCCTTCTTGATGTCGGTGGCGAGTTGGTCGCCCGGGGGAACAAGACCGACGGCACCCCGTGGCAGGTGGGCATTCAACAACCCAACGCCGTTAAGGGCGAGACGGTGATCCGCATGCCTTTGGTAAATCAAGCCCTGTCCACCTCTGGCACCTACCGCCAGTACTATGAAGCAGGTGGGCATCGCCATGCGCATGTCCTTGATGGCCGTACAGGTCGCCCGGTCACGCATCGTGCCGTGTCCGTTTCCGTGGTCGCTGACACCTGTTTTCAGGCCGACTCCTGGTCCACTGCCCTGCTCGCACTGGGCCCAAAGGAGGGAACACCCCTGGCTAGGAAAGCGGGCGTGCATGCCATCTACCTGGGAGAAAGATAA
- a CDS encoding FMN-binding protein has translation MSTSRVTPILIRLYRVGVLAIIVWLLHNQHQWMKAQREATIPVSKVKDFFPDAVSMGPRDPETGVQQVLGESGSVLGMVTQTAPISDKILGYAGPTNSLIVCDAQKKVIGLRILHSDDTPDHLAEIIRHRPFFEAFKGLKLGDHDAQLKVDAVSGATLTSTAIADGVRRRLGQEGKSLRFPQEIALEEVKPLIEGAASLRPLAERAGILEVLDEKGTRIGQVTRTSPSADTIIGYKGPTDTLVMLDAAGEKVTGIRLRKSFDTKDYVGYVTDDSYFLNLFNGKTLDELGKIDFAQSHIEGVSGATETSWSVAEGLKKRAAVLSAPLPQATDVLGSLSMKAADWGLLGVLVLSTLLTFSPWRGKKWLRWLHHAVLIGYAGAFSGAMLSQGLLVGWARHGVPWQTAPMLVLLAALALSIPVFFRRQFYCHHYCPHGTLQMVLANRLGTKVRFHIPPKVARWPERIPWTLLVAVVLISMLGLNVNLNAMEPFDAWLIRVAGWGTLTVAIVGLVASLFIPMAYCKYGCPTGALFKFIRYAGHGDTFGKRDIAALILVGLALLILWQRAHILPLLQ, from the coding sequence ATGTCCACCTCCCGCGTCACCCCGATTTTGATCCGTCTTTACCGCGTGGGAGTGTTGGCCATCATCGTCTGGCTGCTTCACAACCAGCACCAGTGGATGAAGGCCCAGCGGGAGGCTACGATCCCGGTCTCAAAGGTGAAGGACTTCTTCCCCGATGCCGTCTCCATGGGCCCCCGCGATCCCGAGACCGGCGTGCAGCAGGTGCTCGGCGAGTCCGGCAGCGTCTTGGGCATGGTCACCCAGACGGCCCCAATCTCTGACAAGATCCTCGGCTACGCCGGCCCTACCAACTCCCTGATTGTCTGCGATGCTCAAAAGAAAGTCATCGGCCTGCGCATCCTCCACAGCGATGACACCCCCGACCACTTGGCGGAGATCATTCGCCACCGCCCGTTCTTTGAGGCTTTCAAGGGGCTGAAGTTGGGCGATCACGACGCCCAGCTCAAGGTGGACGCGGTCAGCGGGGCCACCCTCACCAGCACCGCCATCGCAGATGGCGTGCGCCGCCGCCTGGGCCAGGAGGGCAAGTCTCTGAGATTCCCCCAGGAAATTGCCTTGGAGGAGGTGAAGCCGCTCATTGAAGGTGCAGCATCCCTCCGCCCCCTGGCGGAGCGCGCCGGCATTCTGGAAGTGCTGGATGAGAAAGGCACCCGCATCGGCCAGGTCACGCGCACCTCCCCTTCTGCGGATACCATCATCGGCTACAAAGGCCCCACCGATACGCTGGTCATGCTGGACGCCGCCGGGGAGAAAGTCACCGGCATCCGCCTGCGGAAGAGCTTCGATACCAAGGACTATGTGGGCTATGTCACGGACGACAGCTATTTCCTGAATCTCTTCAATGGCAAGACGCTCGACGAGCTGGGCAAGATCGACTTCGCCCAGTCTCACATCGAAGGAGTGTCTGGGGCCACCGAGACGAGTTGGTCTGTGGCGGAGGGATTGAAGAAACGCGCGGCGGTGCTCAGCGCGCCCCTGCCCCAGGCCACCGACGTGCTGGGGAGCCTATCCATGAAGGCGGCCGACTGGGGGCTGCTTGGGGTCTTGGTTCTTTCCACGCTGCTCACCTTTTCCCCGTGGCGGGGAAAAAAATGGCTGCGCTGGCTGCACCATGCCGTGCTCATCGGCTACGCAGGAGCCTTCAGTGGTGCCATGCTCTCCCAAGGCCTCCTGGTCGGCTGGGCCAGACATGGCGTCCCGTGGCAGACGGCCCCCATGCTGGTTCTTCTGGCTGCGCTGGCGCTCTCCATCCCCGTCTTCTTCCGCCGTCAGTTCTACTGCCATCACTATTGCCCCCACGGCACGCTTCAGATGGTGCTGGCCAACCGGCTCGGTACCAAGGTCCGCTTTCACATTCCGCCCAAAGTGGCCCGCTGGCCGGAACGCATCCCCTGGACGCTCCTGGTCGCCGTGGTCCTGATCTCCATGCTCGGGCTCAACGTGAACCTCAACGCCATGGAGCCCTTTGACGCATGGCTGATCCGCGTGGCCGGCTGGGGCACGCTCACCGTCGCCATCGTGGGCCTCGTCGCTTCTCTCTTCATCCCCATGGCCTATTGCAAATACGGCTGTCCCACCGGCGCGCTGTTCAAGTTCATCCGCTACGCCGGTCATGGCGACACTTTCGGCAAGCGGGACATCGCCGCGCTGATCCTGGTGGGGCTCGCATTGCTCATCCTCTGGCAGCGAGCGCACATCCTGCCTCTCCTCCAGTAG